The region ACTTACCTCTTGCTCTGCCGACATCTGGCCGATTATTCGTGAATATGAACGGACCATCACCGCCACTATCAATGCTTACGTGCAGCCGATGGTGATTCATTACCTCGAATCGTTTGAACAGGCGTTACACACCATGGGCGTTAAGCCACCGCCGCGTATCACTAAGTCCAACGGCGGCGTGATGGGTGTGGAGCAGGCAAAAAGTGAATGCGTGCAGATGGTGTTGTCAGGTACGGCTTCGGGGGTGATCGGTGCCAGTTTCCTCGCCAGCGCCTGCGGTTTCGACAAAATTCTCAGTCTGGATATCGGAGGTACCAGCGCGGACGTGGCGGTGATCGTCAATGGGCAAGTCGCGCAGGGCAACGGTGAAATCATCGGTGATTTCCCCATTTATATTCCGTCGGTGGCCGTTACGTCGGTGGGACAGGGGGGCGGATCGCTGGCGTGGATCGATAACCAGGGGGTACTGCAAATGGGTCCAGACAGCGCCGGATCGCTACCGGGACCGGTGTGTTTCCAGCGCGGAGGGACGCAGCCAACAGCGACCGATGCTTTTGCAGCCTGTGGGATGATCGGTCATGGCGATCTGGGCTACAACGCGGTGAAAGTCGATGTCGCCGCCGCGCGTGCCGCCTGGCAGCCGCTGGCGGAGCAACTGGGCATTACGGTGGAAGAGACGGCGGAAACGGCTATCGAACTGGCGATCTCCAGTATGTACGGTGACACCAGCGGATTGCTGTCGCGTTTTGGGCTGGATCCGCGTGAGTTCTGGTTCCTCGCCTTTGGTGGCGCGGGTCCGATGATGGGGTGTTTCCTCGCCCGCGAACTCAATATGAAAGGGGTGATCGTGCCACCTACGCCGGGGGTACTGTCTGCGCTGGGAGGGCTGGTGGCGGACATCCGCAATGATTTTATCCGCACGCTCTACAGCGATCTGGACGCCAATCTGGCGGATAGGCTGGCAACGGAAGCGGAAGCCCTGAGCCAACGTGCGCGTGGCTGGCTGCGCGAGCAACACGGCGCGGACATGCCGTTCACTTTGCATTACAGCGCCGATATGCGCTATCGCGGCCAATCCTTTGAGATAGAAGTCGCATTGCAACCGGAGTGGCTGGTGCAGGCCAATGTAGCGGCCTTACATGAGGCCTTTGACCGCCAGCATCAGCAGCTGTTTGGTCACTGTGATGCCGATGCGCCGGTGCAGATTATCAATCTGCGGTTGGTGATTGCGTCTCCCACACCAAAACCCACGCTCAATCTGTTGCCTGCGGCCACTCATGCCGTCGAGGTCGCAAAACAGGTGCATGCCTGGATTGACGGTGCGTCGCATCCGGTCGATGTGGTGTTGCGTGCCACTCTGCGTGCCGGACACCATCTCAACGGACCGGTGATCATCGCACAGGATGACTGCACCACCTGCGTTCCACCGTTCATGCAGGTGGATGTCGATAGTTTTGGCAACTTGCTGATTACGCCTCTGGAGGCAAACTAACATGGCCATTAACGGACGTAACCTGCAAATTCTGGCGAACTATTGCGCGGCGGCGGCCGATGCGATGGCGTTTACGCTGATGCGCACCGCGCACTCCACTTTCGTCAAAGAGACCGAAGATTTTTCCTGTCAGATTGTCAGTCGTGACGGCATGGCGTTCGCCTCACCGCGCAGCTTTGGCGCGCCCTGGTATAGCGGCATCGATTACGGCCCGGTGCTGGCGTTAATCGACAGCTATCAGGAGGGCGATATCTGCATCACCAATGATTCGTATGCGGGTAATGTGGCAACGCACTCGCCGGATATCCATATCTGGAAGCCGGTGTTCCACAACGGTGCGATTGTCTGTTTTGTGGTGGGCCATATTCACAACACCGATGTGGGCGGCGCGGTGCCGGCTTCGCTGTCGCGATCGCTGACCGACATCGTGCAGGAGGGCATCCGCATTCCGCCACTCAAAATTGTGCGCAACGGTGAGTTGAATGAAGAAGTCGCCAGCATTATGCGTCTCAACGTGCGTGTACCAGAGCAAAACTGGGGGGATTTCAAGGCGCAGATTGCCTCGGTGAACGTGGGCGAGCGTAAGATCCATGACATCATCGCGCGTTTTGGTGTTGAGGATTTCCTGCAGGGTATCGAGGGTATTCTGGACTACGCCGAAGCGCAGGCGCGCAGCATTATTGCCACTATTCCGGACGGGGAGTACTTCTATGCTGACTTTGCCGATGAAGATGGTGAAGGCGGCTATCCGTGCCGCGTAGCCATCACGCTGCGCATTAGCGGCGACACGCTGGAGCTGGATTACACCGGCAGCGATCCGCAGTTGGCCTCGTCGCTGAATATGCCCACGGGCGGCCGTGAACGCCACCCGCTGGCACTGGTGGGTGTCACTTATGTGCTTTCCACGCTGGATCGCCATCTGCTGCTCAATGCGGGCACCTTACGCCCGACGCGCGCCATCCTGCCGCCCGGTACGGTGATGAACTGTGAAGCGCCTGCCGCGGTGGGCATGCGATCGCTGACCTGCGCGTTGTCGCAGATCGCCACCATTGGCGTCTTTTCCCAGGCATTGCCCGATCGCTTACCGGCCAACTCACCCGGCGGCAACTCGATCATGAATATCCGTACCAGCGACAGTCAGAACCGCAGCGTGGTGGCTTCGCTAGGACCCGTCGGCGGTGGCGCGGGCGGTACGCCACGTCATGATGGCCCGGATGGTTCTGGCGGGTTATCGGCGTTTCTGAAAAACACGCCTATTGAGATCAACGAGGCAGAAGTCCCCATCCATTTCCATCGCTATGGGCTGGCAGCGGACAGTGCCGGTGCCGGGCGCTATCGTGGCGGCCTGGCCACAGAGATGGCGTTTGAAATTACCGCGCCCAACACCACGGTAACGGCGCGCAATCGCAACCGGTCAGTGTTCGCCTCGGCTGGCGTGCTGGGCGGTGAGTCAGGGGCATTGTCGCACTTCCGCACGCTGCGCAACGGCAAGGCCATTGAACACGGCAACACCGATGTCATTCGTTGCCAGCCGGGCGATATCGTTGAGGTGCGCGGTCCGGGCGCGGGAGGGTATGGCCTGCCAGTGGAACGTGACACGGCGGCAGTGCTGCAGGATGTGCGCTGCGGATTCGTCTCCTGCCAGATGGCGCGTGAGCGCTACGGCGTGGCGATCATCGATGATGAGGTGGATGCGATCACCACTGCGCGTTTACGCGCTGAGATGCAGCACGAAGCCCGGCAGCATTTTGATCACGGCCCAGCCCGCACCGCGTTTGAACAGCAGTGGACTCCGGCACGCTATGCGTTGCTCACCGCGTTTCTGGCACAAGCGCCGGTCAGCTGGCGCCACTTCCTCAAGCAGCAGGTGTTTGACGCCGTGGCAGTGGCGGCACAACCGGCAACACGTGAGGCGGTTGCAGCAGATCCACAACCGGCAATGCTTGAGGCGCAGATGCAGGCCATCTTCCAGAATCTGCAACAACGCTATCCGGCGATGATGAACAGGTCGCACTAAGCGCTAATATTCGGCTTCAGGCTTTGCCATAGTCTTTTGTTGCCCGATGACGGTTCATCAGGCGCATTTAAGAGGATGTCACTATGGCTTCAGCAAACACGCCCGTTTGGTTTATTTCTGGTTGTTCAACCGGCTTTGGCCGGGAGCTGGCGCAGCAGACCATTGCGCGCGGCTTTCATACCGTGGTGACCGCGCGTGACCTGGCAAAAGTGCAGGATTTGGTGGCGGGGCATGACAACGCCCTTGCGGTGGCACTGGATGTGACCGATGCGCAAAGTATCGTGCAAGCCGTTCAGGCCGCACTGGACAAATTCGGTAAGGTAGATGTGCTGGTGAACAATGCCGGCTATGGCTATCAGAGTTCAGTGGAAGAGGGCGATGAGCGTGAGATCCGTGCTCAGTTCGATGCCAACGTCTTTGGTCTTTTTGCCTTGACGCGCGCGATTTTGCCGGCGATGCGTAAACAGCGTCGCGGACACGTGATCAATATCACCTCGGTCGCCGGATTCATTGGCTTTGCCAGTTCAGGCTATTACTCGGCCAGCAAACACGCGGTGGAAGGCTGGTCTGATTCCCTGGCAGTGGAAGCGGCGCCTTTAGGCATTCATGTCACTTGTGTCGAGCCTGGCCCATTCCGCACGGATTGGGCGGGGCGTTCACTGCACCAGACGCCGAGCACCATACCGGAATATGCTGATACGGCGGCGGCGCGCATGAAAGCCACTTCCGAATACAGCGGCACCCAGGCGGGCGATCCGGCTCGTGCGGCCACGGCGATGATCGCCATCACGGAGCACGATAATCCTCCGCGCCATCTGGTGATGGGCGCATGGGGTTATGAGGCAGTGACCAGTAAGTTGAAAGAGAGACTGGCACAAATCGAAGACTGGAAGCAGACGTCGATTGATACGGATTTTCCATCATAACCCTGATGCACGGTAGATCGCGCCGCCACCGCTAACCGGGATTAAACGCGAGCGGCGCGGCATTGACGCCAATGCCCGCAGGGCGGAACACGCTCCTCCCGCCGGGCATTTATACCATCTTTTCAATCTCTTCAAACGGTACGGCCTGGCTGAACAGATATCCCTGTAGCTGATTACAGCCCGCATCGGCCAGCGCCACCTTTTGGCCTTCGGTTTCTACTCCTTCGGCGGTGACGGTTAAGCCCATGGCGTGACCCAGACGCACCACGGATTCAACGATTGCCGCAGAGTTTTGCGCGACGCCCAGCGATTGGGTGAAGGAGCGATCAATCTTGATTTTGTCGACCGGGAATGTGCTGAGATAGTTAAGGCTGGAGTAACCGGTGCCAAAATCATCCAGCGCAATGCGGAAACCGGCCTCACGCAGCGCGATGATGTTGTTGCGTGCTTCGTGCTCATCCTCAATCAATACGCCTTCGGTGATCTCCAGTTCCATATGATGTGGATTGGCGCCTTCTTCACGCACAATTTCAACGATGCGCTCCACAAAGCCACTGGCGCGAAACTGCACGGGAGAAACGTTAACCGCCACAATCACCTGCGGCAGTTTCAGTGAGGTTTTACAGGCTTCACGTAACACCCATTCGCCCAGCGTAATGATCATCCCGGTCTCTTCGGCGATGGCGATAAAGTCACCCGGCGAGACATCACCACGCACCGGATGCTGCCAGCGCAGCAGGGCTTCTAATCCCACCACTCGCTGTCCGCTGATCTCCATCAGGGGTTGATACCACACGCGCAGGCCATCGAAATTGACCAGCGCCTGACGTAAATCCGTCGCCATCTGCTGGCGGGTGCGCAGCGATTCATCCATCACTTTTTCGAACTGGCGATACTGGCCGCGACCACTGTTTTTTGCCTCATACAGCGCGATGTCCGCTTTACGCATCAGCTCCAGACGATCAATGCCATCTTTAGGGGCCAGCGCCAGCCCGATGCTGACCCCAACCCACACTTCGCTGCCTTGCAGCTCATAGGCTTCACTCAGCTCACTGATAATGCGTTTTGCCAACGTCTGCACCTGACCGATGTTATCGACGTCCGGCATCATCACAATAAATTCATCCCCGCCGATGCGCCCTACGGTATCGCTGGCACGCAAGATGTGCGTGAGGCGGCGCGCCACCTCAATGATCAACTCATCGCCCGCATGATGGCCATAGGTATCATTGATGTTTTTAAAGCGATCGAGATCAAGCAACAGCAGCGCCACACGTTGATCGTGCCGGGCGGATGCAGCCAGCGCCTGGGTCAGCCGATCTTCCACCAGTGCCCGATTAGGCAGGCCGGTAAGCACATCGTGAAAAGCCAGATGCTGCGCCTGCGCCTCACTGGCGCCGAGCTTAAGCAACGATTGCGACAGATTGAGAGAGGAGGTCCAGATGCGCCTGACCATAAACAGGCAGAGCAGGGTAATCAGCACCACGGATAACAGTGTTGAAGGGCCGAGCATGCGCAGCATCTGCGCGCCGGGTTTATCTGGTAGCCAGCTCAGGTAACCCACTGCATCGCCTTGCTGTGAATTCAGTTGGTAGAGTGCATCTGTTCCAGGCTGCGGTGCGCCATCGCTGAAATGCAGCTGTTGCAGTTGGCTGCGATCCGCCAGATTACGTAAATAGCCATCATCGAGGAATTTGATACTGACTAATCGATAGCGGCCTGCTTCACGTGTGCTGCTGATATCGCCCACAGCGAGGGCCGTGGCACGTTGCCCAATGCGCACGAAATCGGCGCGATCGCTGGGACCCGCCACTTCATCACTGCTCACCACGAGCGGACTGGCCAGCATGTCTTTTAGGTATTGCCCCACGCTGTCACTGGGCACGCGTTTACCCTCACGCCAGATCGCCAGCGGCTGATTGTTACGATCCATCAGCAGAATCAACTGGTGGTCAAACATGTCATAAAGCCAGCCGCCGATATTTTGATCTAACCAGCTCTGATCCGGTACGCCCAATGCCAATTGGTCCGCGAGAGGCGACCAGCGAGTCAAACTGCGCAGCTGACGCAAATGTTCATTCAAACTTTGGCTAAAGGAGGCCTCAATCATGCGTTGCTGTTGATCGCGAGCCTGTTCATTGCTCAGCGAGGTGCCCCAGAACAAGCCAACACCTGCTCCGGCAAAGGTTAAAACTAAAATCGCCACCAACGGCAAAATAACTTCCCGTACAAAATTGCGGCGAAAACCGTCGGACAGTTTGATTGTGTTAATCATTTTAGGGTTCGCGTAACAAGGAGGGATCATTAATAACGTTAGCAGACTTTACGCAAGCTGCATCCTGTAAGGGAAGCGATAAAGCTGTGAAAATAAGCGATAATTTTTTGAACACTGTCACAAAGGTAACAGTTAAAAATTTTTTATTAAAACCACAGCCGTTTCGCTTCGATCCTGCTGCCCTAAAGCAAATTCATCCTCACGTCATTGAGCCGTCACGGCGCTGTCATCTGGCTCGCGCACTGTAGTCGCCATCTCGCAGCACTTGTCGCTGCGCTCCTCAACCCATAGCGAATGAGGTATTGAACGTGATGGAGATATCCAGACATCCGACCACTGTGTATCAGGCGGTCGCCGCCCAACTGGAGCAGGCACTGCAAGAGCGTTATCGCTGTGGTGACTATCTGCCTTCTGAACAACAGTTAGCCGATCACTATGAAGTCAACCGCCATACGTTGCGCCGCGCGGTGGACGAACTGGTGAACAAAGGGCTGCTGCAACGCCGTCACGGCGTCGGCATTTTGGTGCTGATGCGTCCCTATGATTACCCCTTACATGCGCAGGCGCGCTTTAGCCAAAACCTGCTGGAGCAGGGCAGCCACCCCACCAGTGAGCGACTGCTGGCGGTGCTGCGTCCCGCCAGTGGCGATGTGGCCAGTGCGCTCGCCATTAATGAAGGCGACAACGTGATTCATCTGCGCACGCTGCGCCGCGTGAATGGCGTGCCGGTGTGTGTCATCAATCACTTCCTGCCGGAACTGAGCTGGTGGCCGACGATACAGCAGTTCCAGAACGGCTCGCTGCATGACTTTATGCAGCAGCACCTTGGCCTCGATTTAACGCGTTCGCAAACCCGAATCAGCACCCGCCGCGCCCAGGCTAAAGAGTGTAAACAGCTGGAGATTGACCTGCAGTCACCGCTGCTGTGCGTGCGCACCCTGAATAAACACCGTGACGGTCAGGTAGCGGAATACTCCGTCAGCCTGACGCGTGGCGACATGATTGAACTGACTCTGGAGCATGAATGAAACAGCAAACCGCTCGCCAGCATTGGCTATCGGTACTCGCGCACAGCGAAGCCAGCCAGCTAAATGCCCACTGGCAGTCGCTGCACCTCAAAGCGCAATTTGAAGCGATTCGTCCCGCCGAAACCGGTTTAACCCGTTTGCAGGCGCGCATGGGCGGTAGCGGCAAACGCTTCGTGATGGGCGATGCCACCGTCACGCGTGCCGTAGTGAAACTGCATGATGGCACCCTCGGTTTCAGTTATGTGCTGGGCCGCGATAAAGCCTATGCCGAACGCTGCGCCGTGATTGATGCGCTGCTGCAACAGCCGGAAACCCATGCGCTGTTGCAGGAAAAATTAATTGCCCCGCTGGCGGCCCTGCGTGAAGAGCAGCGTCAGCTGCGCGCACGTGAAATCGCCAGCTCTAAAGTGGACTTCTTTACGCTGGTACGCGGAGATAACTCATGACATTACTCGCCAGTTTTAACCATCCGGTTGCCGATTCACAGCGTGCCTTCCGCCGCATTCTTAAAGCGATGAGCGAGCCAGGCGTGATGGTCTCTCTGCCACTGGAACAGGGCTGGGGCGACCTGTCGCCTGCCGCAACGGCGGTACTGCTGACGCTGGTGGATCAGGAGAGTGCGTTGTGGCTGGATGGTCGTGTTGATAGCGAAATCGTGCGTAACAACCTGCGTTTTCACACCGGTGTGCCGATTGTGGAAGAGCGCCATGCACCCTTTGCCCTGACGCATGCTGCATCCAATCCGGATCCCGCGCAGTTTGCGCCGGGCGACAATATGTCACCGGAAAAAAGCACCACACTGATCATTGAAGTGCCATCACTCAACGGCGGCTTAACCCTGCGCCTGTCTGGTCCTGGCCTGCGTGAGTCACGTGCCATCGCCCCGCAGCTTCCCGAAGCCATTCTGACCTATCTGCGCGAGCGTCCGCACCCGTTCCCACTGGGCGTGGATCTGATTTTCACCTGCGGTGAAGCGATGATGGCCTTGCCACGCACTACCGACGTGGAGGTGTGCTGATGTACGTTGCGGTGAAAGGGGGCGAGAAGGCGATAGCCAGTGCTCATGAGCTACAGGCTGATTTGCGCCGTGGCGACCGCGATATCGCCGAACTCGGTTGCGATCAGGTCGCACAGCAGCTGGGATTAGCGGTGGATCGCGTGATGACCGAAGGCGGTATCTACGATCCCCAACTGGCGGCACTCGCCATTAAACAAGCCAGCGGCGATTTGGTCGAAGCGATCTTTCTGCTGCGTGCCTATCGCACGACGCTACCACGTCTGGCTGACAGCCTGGCGCTGGACACCGATGAGATGCGCATCGAACGTCGTATCTCGGCGGTGTACAAAGATTTGCCGGGCGGTCAGGTGCTCGGTCCCACCTACGATTACAGCCATCGTCTGCTCGATTTCACCTTGCTGGCCAATGGTGAAACTCCGGCGGCACCGCGTGACGATCAGGCGCTGCCAGAGCACTGCCCGCATGTGTTCAGCATGATGACCAGAGAGGGCCTGGCAGCGCGCGAAGAGGATGATGGCAGCGAGCCTTGTGATATCACGCGTGAACCGCCTGGCTATCCGGCCACGCGCGCGGCACGTCTGCAACAGTTGGTACGCGGCGACGAAGGTTTCTTGCTGGCGCTCGGCTACTCCACGCAGCGCGGTTATGGCCGCAACCACCCGTTTGCTGGCGAAATCCGTACCGGCTATCTCAGCGTGTCGATCTGCCCGGAAGAACTGGGCTTTGAGATTGATATCGGTGAAATCCTGCTAACCGAGTGTGAAATGGTCAACGGCTTCACCACGCAAACCGAAGGTGCGCCGCACTTCACGCGCGGCTACGGGCTGGTGTTTGGCCGTTCAGAGCGTAAGGCGATGGCGATGGCACTGGTGGATCGTGCTCTGCAAGCACCCGATTACAACGAACGTATTGCCGGCCCGGCGCAGGACGAAGAGTTCGTGCTGTCGCATGCCGACAACGTGGAAGCGGCGGGCTTTGTTTCGCATCTGAAACTGCCGCACTACGTCGATTTCCAGGCGGAGCTGGAGTTGCTGAAACGGCTGCGTGAACAGGTTCAGGAGCAAAACGATGAGTGAGTTAACCGGCTATAACAACGGCTATCTGGATGAGCAGACCAAGCGCACCCTTCGTCGCGCGATCCTCAAAGCGGTAGCGATTCCGGGTTATCAGGTGCCGTTTGCCGGACGTGAAATGCCGATGCCTTACGGCTGGGGCACCGGCGGGATCCAGATCACCGCCAGCATCATTGGCGACAGCGACGTGCTGAAGGTGATTGACCAGGGCGCGGATGACACCACCAACGCCGTGTCGATCCGTCGCTTCTTCCAGCGTGTCAGCGGGGCAGCCACCACCGAAGCCACCAAAGACGCCACGCTGATCCAGACGCGTCACCGCATTCCAGAGACGCCATTGCAGGAAGATCAGGTGCTGATTTTCCAGGTGCCGATTCCTGAGCCGCTGCGCTTCATCGAGCCGCGCGAAACGGAAACCCGCACCATGCACGCACTGGAAGAGTACGGCATCATGCAGGTCAAACTGTATGAAGATATCGCCCGCTACGGCCATATCGCCACCACCTATGCCTATCCGGTGAAGGTCAACGATCGCTACGTGATGGACCCTTCGCCGATCCCGAAATTCGATAACCCGAAAATGCACATGATGCCTGCGCTGCAGCTGTTTGGCGCCGGGCGTGAAAAGCGCATTTATGCCTTACCGCCTTATACCAAAGTGGAAAGCCTCGACTTCGACGACCACCCATTCACCGTACAAAGCTGGGATGAACCCTGTGCCCTGTGCGGTTCACGCCACAGCTACCTCGATGAGGTGGTCATGGATGATGCCGGTACGCGCATGTTTGTCTGCTCCGATACCGATTTTTGCCACCAGCAGCAGGAACAACAACATGCACAGTGAACAGCCGCTGCTTGCGGTCAACAATCTGACGCACCTTTATGCGCCAGGCAAAGGTTTTGAAGACGTCAGCTTTGAACTCTATCCAGGGGAAGTCTTGGGCATTGTGGGTGAGTCGGGTTCCGGCAAAACCACCTTGCTGCGCAGCCTGTCTGCGCGTTTAGCGCCGCAGCAGGGCAACATTCTTTATCGTGCTCAGGACCTTTATCAACTGAGTGAGAGCGACCGCCGACGTCTATTGCGCACTGAATGGGGCGTGGTGCATCAGCATCCGCTGGACGGATTGCGCCCGCAGGTCACGGCGGGAGGCAACATCGGTGAGCGCTTGATGGCCGTCGGCCAGCGTCATTACGGTGACATCCGTAAAGAGGCGATGCGCTGGTTGCAGGACGTCGAAATCCCCGCCAACCGCATCGACGATTTGCCGACCACCTTCTCTGGCGGTATGCAGCAGCGTTTGCAGATTGCACGCAACCTGGTGACGCAACCCACGCTGGTGTTTATGGATGAGCCGACCGGTGGTCTGGATGTGTCGGTGCAGGCACGACTGCTGGATCTGCTGCGAACGCTGGTGCGCGAGCTCAATCTGGCGGTGGTGATCGTCACCCACGATCTCGGCGTCGCGCGCTTGCTGGCGCACCGCCTGCTGGTGATGAAGCAGGGCAAGGTGGTGGAGAGCGGTCTTACCGACCGGGTGCTGGACGATCCGCACCATCCTTACACGCAACTGCTGGTCTCATCGGTGCTGGCTTAACTTCATCAGGACATCAACATGCAACCTTTATTGCGCGTAGAGAAACTTAGCAAAACCTTCGTGCTGCACAACCAGAGCGGTGCTGAACTGCCGGTGCTGCAGGATGCCAATCTTGAGGTCGGCGCCGGTGAATGTGTGGTGCTGCACGGTCGTTCCGGCAGCGGTAAATCCACGCTGCTGCGCGCGCTGTACGGCAACTATCAGGCCAACAGCGGCCATATCTGGCTGCAACATCAGGGCGCATGGATCGACATGGCACAGGCACCCGCACGGCAGATTTTGGCGATTCGTCGCGAAACTGTTGGCTGGGTGAGCCAGTTCTTGCGCGTTATTCCCCGTGTGCCCACGTTGGAAATCGTCATGCAACCTCTGCTCGAACGCGGCGTGGATCGTGCTTTTTGCGAGAAGCGAGCCAAAGACCTGCTGACCAGGCTGAATGTGCCTGAACGTTTGTGGTCACTCGCGCCGTCCACGTTCTCGGGTGGTGAACAGCAGCGCGTGAACATCGCACGGGGTTTTATCGCGGATTATCCGGTACTGCTGCTGGATGAACCCACCGCCTCACTCGACAGTGCGAATAGCGCAGCGGTGGTGGAATTGATTGAACAGGCGCGCACCCGTGGCGCCGCTATTGTGGGCATTTTCCATGACGAAGCGGTGCGCGCACGCGTGGCCGATCGCCTGCACGTCATGCAGCCGGTTAAAACAGGAGC is a window of Pantoea rwandensis DNA encoding:
- the phnH gene encoding phosphonate C-P lyase system protein PhnH — translated: MTLLASFNHPVADSQRAFRRILKAMSEPGVMVSLPLEQGWGDLSPAATAVLLTLVDQESALWLDGRVDSEIVRNNLRFHTGVPIVEERHAPFALTHAASNPDPAQFAPGDNMSPEKSTTLIIEVPSLNGGLTLRLSGPGLRESRAIAPQLPEAILTYLRERPHPFPLGVDLIFTCGEAMMALPRTTDVEVC
- a CDS encoding putative bifunctional diguanylate cyclase/phosphodiesterase, with amino-acid sequence MINTIKLSDGFRRNFVREVILPLVAILVLTFAGAGVGLFWGTSLSNEQARDQQQRMIEASFSQSLNEHLRQLRSLTRWSPLADQLALGVPDQSWLDQNIGGWLYDMFDHQLILLMDRNNQPLAIWREGKRVPSDSVGQYLKDMLASPLVVSSDEVAGPSDRADFVRIGQRATALAVGDISSTREAGRYRLVSIKFLDDGYLRNLADRSQLQQLHFSDGAPQPGTDALYQLNSQQGDAVGYLSWLPDKPGAQMLRMLGPSTLLSVVLITLLCLFMVRRIWTSSLNLSQSLLKLGASEAQAQHLAFHDVLTGLPNRALVEDRLTQALAASARHDQRVALLLLDLDRFKNINDTYGHHAGDELIIEVARRLTHILRASDTVGRIGGDEFIVMMPDVDNIGQVQTLAKRIISELSEAYELQGSEVWVGVSIGLALAPKDGIDRLELMRKADIALYEAKNSGRGQYRQFEKVMDESLRTRQQMATDLRQALVNFDGLRVWYQPLMEISGQRVVGLEALLRWQHPVRGDVSPGDFIAIAEETGMIITLGEWVLREACKTSLKLPQVIVAVNVSPVQFRASGFVERIVEIVREEGANPHHMELEITEGVLIEDEHEARNNIIALREAGFRIALDDFGTGYSSLNYLSTFPVDKIKIDRSFTQSLGVAQNSAAIVESVVRLGHAMGLTVTAEGVETEGQKVALADAGCNQLQGYLFSQAVPFEEIEKMV
- the phnG gene encoding phosphonate C-P lyase system protein PhnG gives rise to the protein MKQQTARQHWLSVLAHSEASQLNAHWQSLHLKAQFEAIRPAETGLTRLQARMGGSGKRFVMGDATVTRAVVKLHDGTLGFSYVLGRDKAYAERCAVIDALLQQPETHALLQEKLIAPLAALREEQRQLRAREIASSKVDFFTLVRGDNS
- a CDS encoding oxidoreductase is translated as MASANTPVWFISGCSTGFGRELAQQTIARGFHTVVTARDLAKVQDLVAGHDNALAVALDVTDAQSIVQAVQAALDKFGKVDVLVNNAGYGYQSSVEEGDEREIRAQFDANVFGLFALTRAILPAMRKQRRGHVINITSVAGFIGFASSGYYSASKHAVEGWSDSLAVEAAPLGIHVTCVEPGPFRTDWAGRSLHQTPSTIPEYADTAAARMKATSEYSGTQAGDPARAATAMIAITEHDNPPRHLVMGAWGYEAVTSKLKERLAQIEDWKQTSIDTDFPS
- a CDS encoding hydantoinase B/oxoprolinase family protein; this encodes MAINGRNLQILANYCAAAADAMAFTLMRTAHSTFVKETEDFSCQIVSRDGMAFASPRSFGAPWYSGIDYGPVLALIDSYQEGDICITNDSYAGNVATHSPDIHIWKPVFHNGAIVCFVVGHIHNTDVGGAVPASLSRSLTDIVQEGIRIPPLKIVRNGELNEEVASIMRLNVRVPEQNWGDFKAQIASVNVGERKIHDIIARFGVEDFLQGIEGILDYAEAQARSIIATIPDGEYFYADFADEDGEGGYPCRVAITLRISGDTLELDYTGSDPQLASSLNMPTGGRERHPLALVGVTYVLSTLDRHLLLNAGTLRPTRAILPPGTVMNCEAPAAVGMRSLTCALSQIATIGVFSQALPDRLPANSPGGNSIMNIRTSDSQNRSVVASLGPVGGGAGGTPRHDGPDGSGGLSAFLKNTPIEINEAEVPIHFHRYGLAADSAGAGRYRGGLATEMAFEITAPNTTVTARNRNRSVFASAGVLGGESGALSHFRTLRNGKAIEHGNTDVIRCQPGDIVEVRGPGAGGYGLPVERDTAAVLQDVRCGFVSCQMARERYGVAIIDDEVDAITTARLRAEMQHEARQHFDHGPARTAFEQQWTPARYALLTAFLAQAPVSWRHFLKQQVFDAVAVAAQPATREAVAADPQPAMLEAQMQAIFQNLQQRYPAMMNRSH
- a CDS encoding hydantoinase/oxoprolinase family protein, whose amino-acid sequence is MGYRVGVDIGGSFTDFAVLNEQTHQIHTLKVLSRPDQPGSEILTGLSQLQQRDGIEPQHIDYFTHGTTVGINAVIQRRGVRLALFATEGFCDVLELARLKIPHIHDLFSRRPAPLITRDRVYAIKERTDRHGNVLQQVDRQSVLEAIEQVRAAGCKGIVVSLLHSYRNRQNEAAVKAIIEDVAPELLTSCSADIWPIIREYERTITATINAYVQPMVIHYLESFEQALHTMGVKPPPRITKSNGGVMGVEQAKSECVQMVLSGTASGVIGASFLASACGFDKILSLDIGGTSADVAVIVNGQVAQGNGEIIGDFPIYIPSVAVTSVGQGGGSLAWIDNQGVLQMGPDSAGSLPGPVCFQRGGTQPTATDAFAACGMIGHGDLGYNAVKVDVAAARAAWQPLAEQLGITVEETAETAIELAISSMYGDTSGLLSRFGLDPREFWFLAFGGAGPMMGCFLARELNMKGVIVPPTPGVLSALGGLVADIRNDFIRTLYSDLDANLADRLATEAEALSQRARGWLREQHGADMPFTLHYSADMRYRGQSFEIEVALQPEWLVQANVAALHEAFDRQHQQLFGHCDADAPVQIINLRLVIASPTPKPTLNLLPAATHAVEVAKQVHAWIDGASHPVDVVLRATLRAGHHLNGPVIIAQDDCTTCVPPFMQVDVDSFGNLLITPLEAN
- the phnF gene encoding phosphonate metabolism transcriptional regulator PhnF, with the translated sequence MEISRHPTTVYQAVAAQLEQALQERYRCGDYLPSEQQLADHYEVNRHTLRRAVDELVNKGLLQRRHGVGILVLMRPYDYPLHAQARFSQNLLEQGSHPTSERLLAVLRPASGDVASALAINEGDNVIHLRTLRRVNGVPVCVINHFLPELSWWPTIQQFQNGSLHDFMQQHLGLDLTRSQTRISTRRAQAKECKQLEIDLQSPLLCVRTLNKHRDGQVAEYSVSLTRGDMIELTLEHE
- a CDS encoding carbon-phosphorus lyase complex subunit PhnI, with the translated sequence MYVAVKGGEKAIASAHELQADLRRGDRDIAELGCDQVAQQLGLAVDRVMTEGGIYDPQLAALAIKQASGDLVEAIFLLRAYRTTLPRLADSLALDTDEMRIERRISAVYKDLPGGQVLGPTYDYSHRLLDFTLLANGETPAAPRDDQALPEHCPHVFSMMTREGLAAREEDDGSEPCDITREPPGYPATRAARLQQLVRGDEGFLLALGYSTQRGYGRNHPFAGEIRTGYLSVSICPEELGFEIDIGEILLTECEMVNGFTTQTEGAPHFTRGYGLVFGRSERKAMAMALVDRALQAPDYNERIAGPAQDEEFVLSHADNVEAAGFVSHLKLPHYVDFQAELELLKRLREQVQEQNDE